The Luteimonas sp. YGD11-2 genome has a window encoding:
- a CDS encoding penicillin acylase family protein: MRPGIRRPLRAGALLLIAIILLAALMAMAAWLLLRGSVPRLDGDSGLQGLEAPVSVSRDARGVVTIEAGSEADAMRVLGWVHAQERYFEMDLMRRVPAGELSALFGARALDVDRANRMHRMRARVEARLPEIVAGREAALQAYVDGVNAGRDALRVRPWPYLLLRQRPQPWTTSDSVLAGYAMYFDLQDAANTRELALARLRDQLPPPLYSLLAHSGSSWDAPLSGKVWGDATLPDAAVLDLRTLPTPAADTPVAPAQQLIGSVPGTGDRSGGARLASGMSALTPPSAPRSLALSAVMPERFIGGLPAETDLLPGSNNFAVSGRLTDDGRALVADDMHLGLRAPNIWFRVRLRYPDATAPGGQVDVTGFTLPGLPAVIVGSTGHVAWGFTNSYGDYLDWQRVRPCAAPGPATTAGCTGYERHEERIAVAGGEPVTVAVDETAWGPILHREADGSALALRWVAHLPGSLDFGLADFVRARNLDHLLQIANRTATPTQNLVAGDRHGAIAWRLLGPLPQRAPGCDGARISTAPGGDGDGDGTTCEPWPIATNASPLLRSPTADRLWTANNRIVDGEAFRRVGDGGATLGARARQIRDALAARERFDERDLLDIQLDDRALLMTRWWELLRTFAGNDATAGSDDHNAPALRALAAASADWSGHADVDSASYRIVRAWRLAVHARIADGLASPALATLGTDFALPSLPHLEGVAWPLLGARPAHLLPRRYSCATRAPGDAVCDDARDGWTALLEDAAAQVRDELGQTGPLAARTWGERNTASICHPLAGAIPLIGRRLLCMPAEPLPGDSMMPRVQGPGFGASQRMVVAPGHEADGIAHMPGGQSGHPLSPFWGAGHDDWARGRASPFLPGETRHQLLLSPASAAGD; this comes from the coding sequence ATGCGGCCTGGAATCCGGCGCCCGCTACGCGCGGGCGCGCTGTTGCTGATCGCGATCATTCTGTTGGCGGCGCTGATGGCCATGGCGGCGTGGCTGCTGCTGCGCGGCAGCGTGCCGCGGCTGGACGGCGATTCCGGCCTCCAGGGCTTGGAGGCGCCGGTGTCGGTCAGCCGCGACGCGCGCGGCGTTGTGACCATCGAGGCCGGCAGCGAGGCCGATGCGATGCGCGTGCTGGGCTGGGTGCACGCGCAGGAGCGCTATTTCGAGATGGACCTGATGCGTCGGGTGCCGGCGGGCGAACTGTCGGCGCTGTTCGGCGCCCGCGCCCTGGACGTGGACCGCGCCAACCGCATGCATCGCATGCGCGCACGCGTGGAGGCGCGGCTGCCGGAAATCGTCGCCGGCCGCGAGGCGGCGCTGCAGGCCTATGTGGATGGCGTCAACGCAGGCCGCGACGCATTGCGCGTACGCCCGTGGCCCTACCTGCTGCTGCGCCAGCGACCGCAACCGTGGACCACGTCCGACTCGGTGCTGGCGGGCTATGCGATGTACTTCGACCTGCAGGACGCGGCCAACACGCGCGAGCTGGCGCTGGCGCGCCTGCGCGACCAGCTGCCGCCACCGCTCTATAGCCTGCTCGCCCACTCGGGCAGCAGCTGGGATGCGCCGCTGTCCGGCAAGGTCTGGGGCGACGCGACGCTGCCCGATGCCGCCGTCCTCGACCTGCGGACGTTGCCCACGCCGGCAGCGGATACACCGGTGGCGCCGGCCCAGCAGCTGATCGGATCGGTGCCGGGGACGGGCGACAGGAGCGGTGGCGCGCGCCTTGCGTCCGGAATGTCTGCCCTCACTCCACCGTCCGCTCCGCGGTCGCTCGCCCTCTCTGCCGTGATGCCGGAGAGATTCATTGGCGGCTTGCCTGCGGAGACCGACCTCCTGCCCGGCAGCAACAATTTCGCGGTTTCCGGCCGACTCACCGACGACGGCCGTGCACTGGTGGCCGACGACATGCACCTCGGCCTGCGCGCGCCGAACATCTGGTTCCGCGTGCGCCTGCGCTATCCCGACGCCACCGCACCCGGCGGGCAGGTCGATGTCACCGGCTTCACCCTGCCCGGCCTGCCCGCGGTGATCGTGGGCAGCACCGGCCACGTGGCCTGGGGTTTCACCAACAGCTACGGCGACTACCTCGACTGGCAGCGGGTACGGCCGTGCGCCGCGCCCGGGCCGGCGACCACGGCGGGTTGCACCGGCTACGAACGCCACGAGGAACGGATCGCGGTGGCTGGCGGCGAACCCGTCACCGTGGCGGTCGACGAAACCGCATGGGGCCCGATCCTGCATCGCGAGGCCGACGGCAGCGCGCTGGCGCTGCGCTGGGTGGCACACCTGCCCGGATCACTGGACTTCGGGCTTGCGGATTTCGTGCGCGCACGCAACCTCGACCATCTGCTGCAGATCGCCAACCGCACCGCCACGCCCACGCAGAACCTCGTCGCCGGCGACCGCCATGGCGCGATCGCCTGGCGGCTGCTCGGCCCGCTGCCACAGCGCGCGCCGGGTTGCGACGGCGCGCGGATTTCCACCGCGCCCGGTGGCGATGGCGATGGCGACGGCACGACCTGCGAGCCCTGGCCGATCGCCACCAACGCATCCCCGCTGCTGCGCTCGCCCACGGCGGACCGGTTGTGGACGGCCAACAACCGCATCGTCGATGGCGAGGCGTTCCGCCGCGTCGGCGACGGCGGCGCCACCCTCGGCGCACGCGCGAGGCAGATCCGTGACGCCCTGGCCGCACGCGAACGGTTCGACGAGCGCGACCTGCTGGACATCCAGCTCGACGATCGCGCGCTGCTGATGACGCGCTGGTGGGAACTGCTGCGCACGTTCGCTGGCAACGACGCGACCGCCGGCAGCGACGACCACAACGCGCCCGCGCTGCGCGCGCTTGCGGCGGCATCCGCTGACTGGAGCGGCCACGCCGATGTCGATTCGGCGAGTTACCGCATCGTGCGGGCCTGGCGCCTGGCGGTGCATGCGCGGATCGCCGACGGCCTGGCCTCGCCCGCGCTGGCAACTCTGGGTACCGACTTCGCGCTGCCGTCGTTGCCACACCTCGAAGGCGTGGCATGGCCATTGCTGGGCGCACGTCCTGCGCATCTGCTGCCGCGCCGCTACAGCTGCGCGACGCGCGCACCCGGCGACGCCGTCTGCGACGACGCCCGCGATGGCTGGACCGCGCTGCTCGAGGATGCGGCAGCCCAGGTGCGCGACGAGCTCGGCCAAACCGGCCCTCTGGCGGCGCGGACCTGGGGCGAACGCAACACCGCCTCGATCTGCCATCCGCTGGCGGGTGCGATTCCGCTCATCGGTCGTCGTCTGCTGTGCATGCCGGCCGAGCCACTGCCGGGCGACAGCATGATGCCGCGCGTGCAGGGCCCCGGCTTCGGCGCCTCGCAGCGGATGGTGGTGGCCCCGGGGCACGAGGCCGATGGCATCGCCCACATGCCCGGCGGCCAGAGCGGCCATCCGCTGTCGCCGTTCTGGGGCGCCGGCCATGACGACTGGGCCCGTGGCCGCGCCTCGCCGTTCCTGCCCGGAGAAACCCGCCACCAGCTCCTGCTGTCGCCGGCGAGCGCCGCGGGCGACTGA
- the fabV gene encoding enoyl-ACP reductase FabV produces MIIQPKVRGFICTTTHPTGCALNVRDQIAATKAQGVRNDGPKKVLVIGASSGYGLAARISAAFGFGADTLGVFFEKPGSEKKPGTAGWYNAAAFDREAKAAGLYSRSINGDAFSDAAREKVIELIRDEMGGQVDLVVYSLASPVRKLPDTGEVKRSALKPIGEAYTSTAIDTNRDQVIEATIEPASEQEIEDTIAVMGGQDWQLWIDALEAAGVLADGARTVAFSYIGTEITWPIYWHGALGRAKVDLDATARRLDARLAANGGSANVAVLKSVVTQASAAIPVLPLYIAIVFKVMKEKGLHEGTIEQLDRLFRERMYRADGTVGEVDDEGRFRLDDWELRDDVQAQCQAVWPQVRTENLFELTDYASYKHEFLKLFGFERDDVDYDAEVDPVADFDVIEL; encoded by the coding sequence GTGATCATCCAACCCAAGGTCCGCGGCTTCATCTGCACCACCACCCATCCGACTGGTTGCGCGCTCAACGTGCGCGACCAGATCGCGGCGACGAAGGCACAGGGGGTGCGCAACGACGGGCCGAAGAAGGTGCTGGTGATCGGCGCATCCAGCGGCTACGGGCTGGCCGCACGCATCAGCGCCGCGTTCGGTTTCGGCGCGGACACACTGGGCGTGTTCTTCGAGAAGCCGGGTAGCGAGAAGAAGCCCGGTACCGCCGGCTGGTACAACGCCGCCGCGTTCGACCGCGAAGCCAAAGCGGCGGGCCTGTACAGCCGCTCGATCAACGGCGATGCGTTCTCCGATGCCGCACGCGAGAAGGTGATCGAGCTGATCCGCGACGAAATGGGTGGGCAGGTGGACCTGGTGGTCTATTCGCTGGCATCGCCTGTGCGCAAGCTGCCCGACACCGGCGAGGTCAAGCGTTCGGCGCTCAAGCCGATCGGCGAGGCCTACACCTCGACCGCCATCGATACCAACAGGGACCAGGTCATCGAGGCCACGATCGAGCCGGCCAGCGAGCAGGAGATCGAGGACACCATCGCGGTGATGGGCGGCCAGGACTGGCAGCTGTGGATCGACGCGCTGGAGGCCGCTGGCGTGCTCGCCGATGGCGCCAGGACGGTGGCCTTCAGCTATATCGGCACCGAGATCACCTGGCCGATCTACTGGCATGGCGCGCTGGGCCGCGCCAAGGTCGACCTCGATGCCACCGCGCGGCGGCTTGATGCAAGGCTCGCCGCGAACGGCGGCAGCGCGAACGTCGCGGTGCTGAAGTCGGTGGTCACCCAGGCCAGCGCGGCGATCCCGGTGCTGCCGCTGTACATCGCCATCGTGTTCAAGGTGATGAAGGAAAAGGGCCTGCACGAAGGCACCATCGAACAGCTCGACCGCCTGTTCCGCGAGCGCATGTACCGCGCCGACGGCACTGTCGGTGAAGTCGACGACGAAGGGCGTTTCCGCCTCGACGACTGGGAACTGCGCGACGACGTGCAGGCGCAATGTCAGGCCGTGTGGCCGCAGGTGCGCACGGAGAACCTGTTCGAGCTGACCGACTACGCCAGCTACAAGCACGAGTTCCTGAAGTTGTTCGGCTTCGAGCGCGACGACGTCGACTACGACGCCGAGGTGGATCCGGTGGCCGATTTCGACGTGATCGAACTCTGA
- a CDS encoding Spx/MgsR family RNA polymerase-binding regulatory protein encodes MATTLYGLKNCDTCKKARKWLDRFGVAHGFVDYRDTPQPPDVLAGWAQQAGGWDALVNRSSTTWRTLPANRKAPGSDAEWKLLLREYPQLMRRPVVVTDDGVVTQGFTDNGFKKRFGVG; translated from the coding sequence ATGGCGACCACGCTGTATGGCCTGAAGAACTGCGACACCTGCAAAAAGGCACGCAAGTGGCTGGACCGCTTCGGCGTTGCCCATGGGTTCGTCGATTACCGCGACACCCCGCAGCCGCCCGACGTGCTGGCCGGCTGGGCGCAACAGGCCGGTGGCTGGGACGCGCTGGTCAACCGCTCGTCCACCACCTGGCGCACGCTGCCTGCAAACCGCAAGGCGCCGGGCAGCGACGCCGAATGGAAGCTGCTGCTGCGCGAATATCCGCAGCTGATGCGTCGACCGGTGGTCGTCACCGATGACGGTGTGGTCACCCAGGGCTTTACCGACAACGGCTTCAAGAAACGCTTCGGCGTGGGCTGA
- the dapD gene encoding 2,3,4,5-tetrahydropyridine-2,6-dicarboxylate N-succinyltransferase yields MTLPTFNTDPAAVAVLHTTIDSAFDRRGTLTPEEVDGAVRPAVEQTMVGLESGELRVAEPDGRGGWQVNEWVKKAVLLYFRINEMAMVEADPAPYWDKVEARFADYDETMFREAGVRVVPGAYVRRGSHVARDVVLMPSFVNIGAYVGGGTMVDTWATVGSCAQVGRHCHISGGAGIGGVLEPLQAAPTIIEDHCFIGARSEVVEGVVVGHHSVIGMGVFLGQSTRIYNRATREVSYGYVPPGSVVVAGSLPAEDGSHSLYCAVIVKQVDERTRAKTSVNDLLRGLAG; encoded by the coding sequence ATGACCCTGCCCACGTTCAACACCGACCCCGCCGCCGTGGCGGTCCTGCACACCACCATCGACAGCGCGTTCGACCGCCGCGGCACGCTGACCCCCGAGGAGGTGGACGGCGCCGTGCGTCCGGCCGTCGAGCAGACCATGGTCGGGCTGGAAAGCGGCGAGCTGCGCGTGGCCGAGCCCGACGGCCGCGGCGGCTGGCAGGTCAACGAGTGGGTGAAGAAGGCGGTGCTGCTGTATTTCCGCATCAACGAGATGGCGATGGTGGAGGCCGACCCCGCGCCGTACTGGGACAAGGTGGAGGCACGGTTCGCCGATTACGACGAGACCATGTTCCGCGAAGCCGGTGTGCGCGTGGTGCCCGGGGCGTACGTGCGGCGTGGCAGCCATGTCGCACGCGACGTGGTGCTGATGCCGAGCTTCGTCAATATCGGCGCGTACGTGGGCGGGGGCACGATGGTTGACACCTGGGCCACCGTGGGGTCCTGCGCGCAGGTCGGCAGGCACTGCCACATCTCCGGCGGCGCCGGCATCGGCGGCGTGCTGGAGCCGTTGCAGGCGGCGCCGACCATCATCGAGGACCACTGCTTCATCGGGGCGCGCTCGGAGGTGGTGGAGGGCGTCGTGGTCGGCCACCACAGCGTGATCGGCATGGGCGTGTTCCTCGGCCAGTCGACGCGCATCTACAACCGCGCCACCCGCGAGGTGAGCTACGGCTACGTGCCGCCGGGCAGCGTGGTGGTGGCGGGTTCGCTGCCGGCAGAGGACGGCAGCCATTCGCTGTACTGCGCGGTGATCGTCAAGCAGGTCGACGAGCGCACCCGCGCCAAGACCAGCGTCAACGACCTGCTGCGCGGACTGGCGGGCTGA
- the dapE gene encoding succinyl-diaminopimelate desuccinylase — translation MSDVLDLTCELIARPSVTPDDAGCQSMLADRLARAGFACEHLRFGAVDNLWATHGSGGPVLVLLGHTDVVPPGPREAWTSDPFVPEVRDGVLYGRGAADMKSGVAAFVVAAERFVAAHPDHPGTLALLLTSDEEGDAIDGVRRVAEHFRQRGQRIDWCITGEPSSTAVLGDLLRVGRRGSLSATLTVRGVQGHVAYPQLARNPVHEAMPLLAELTARTWDDGYESFPPTSLQVSNIHAGTGATNVVPGTLEVQFNLRYNPHWTADRLIQAIEAMCLRHGLDHALSWHRSGEPFHTPEGPLRAAAREVLAAFAGAAPEESTGGGTSDARFIAPLGAQCIEIGPVNASIHKVDEHVRVADLEALPGLYLAIIERLLAANAGV, via the coding sequence ATGTCCGACGTCCTCGACCTCACCTGCGAACTGATCGCGCGTCCCTCGGTGACACCGGATGACGCCGGTTGCCAGAGCATGCTTGCCGATCGTCTGGCCCGCGCCGGTTTCGCCTGCGAGCACCTGCGCTTCGGTGCCGTCGACAACCTCTGGGCCACGCATGGCAGCGGCGGGCCGGTGCTGGTGCTGCTGGGCCATACCGATGTGGTGCCGCCGGGCCCGCGCGAGGCGTGGACCAGCGATCCGTTCGTGCCGGAGGTCCGCGACGGCGTGCTGTACGGGCGCGGGGCCGCCGACATGAAGAGTGGCGTGGCCGCCTTCGTGGTGGCCGCCGAGCGTTTCGTCGCAGCACACCCCGATCACCCCGGGACGCTGGCCCTGCTGCTGACCTCCGACGAGGAAGGCGACGCCATCGACGGCGTACGCCGGGTGGCCGAACACTTCCGCCAACGTGGCCAGCGCATCGACTGGTGCATCACCGGAGAACCGTCGTCCACGGCGGTGCTCGGCGACCTGCTGCGGGTCGGTCGCCGCGGGTCGCTGTCGGCCACGCTCACCGTGCGCGGCGTGCAGGGGCACGTGGCCTATCCGCAGCTGGCGCGCAATCCCGTGCACGAGGCGATGCCGCTGCTGGCCGAACTCACCGCGCGTACGTGGGATGACGGCTACGAGAGCTTTCCGCCGACCAGCCTGCAGGTCAGCAACATCCATGCCGGGACCGGCGCGACCAACGTGGTGCCGGGCACGCTCGAGGTGCAGTTCAACCTGCGCTACAACCCGCACTGGACCGCCGACCGGCTGATCCAGGCCATCGAGGCGATGTGCCTGCGCCACGGGTTGGACCATGCGCTGTCCTGGCACCGCAGCGGCGAACCCTTCCATACCCCGGAGGGTCCCCTGCGCGCGGCCGCGCGCGAGGTGCTGGCGGCATTCGCCGGCGCGGCGCCGGAGGAGAGCACCGGGGGTGGCACCTCGGATGCGCGCTTCATTGCGCCGCTTGGCGCGCAGTGCATCGAGATCGGCCCGGTCAACGCCAGCATCCACAAGGTCGACGAGCACGTGCGGGTGGCGGATCTCGAAGCGCTGCCGGGGCTGTACCTCGCGATCATCGAGCGGCTGCTGGCGGCCAACGCTGGCGTTTGA
- the asnB gene encoding asparagine synthase B, protein MCSIFGVFDLQPGDDLASLRREALECSLRQRHRGPDWSGVHVDAGAILVHERLAIVDPAGGAQPLRSEDGALVLAVNGEIYNHQALRADLGDRYAFQSGSDCEVINALYREEAPEVFLERLNGIFAFALWDRAASRVLIARDPIGVVPLYWGHDREGRLRVASEMKALAGSCADVAQFPPGHCYDSATGALTRYYRPGWRDYAAVEGEPVSLTGLREAFEAAVHRQLMTDVPYGVLLSGGLDSSLVAAVAARYARHRIEDGDRSEAWWPRLHSFAIGLKGSPDLAAAEVAARALGTVHHGFEYSFEEGLDALPEVIRHIETYDVTTIRASTPMFLLARRIKAMGVKMVLSGEGSDEVFGGYLYFHKAPDAREFHDELVRKLDGLHNYDCLRANKSMMAWGVEPRVPFLDREFLDVAMRIDARHKMVEKGSSGPQRMEKGVLRQAFEGWLPDEILWRQKEQFSDGVGYGWIDGLKACAGTRVSDRELAAAARRFPHNPPQTKEAYWYRCLFEQQFPGAAAAETVPGGKSIACSSPAAIAWDASFANAADPSGRAVAGVHNDAVVVDPQPSPVIAA, encoded by the coding sequence ATGTGTTCGATCTTCGGCGTGTTCGACCTGCAACCCGGCGACGACCTCGCCAGCCTGCGCCGGGAGGCCCTGGAGTGTTCCCTGCGGCAGCGCCATCGCGGCCCGGACTGGAGCGGCGTGCACGTCGACGCCGGTGCGATCCTGGTCCACGAGCGGCTGGCCATCGTCGATCCGGCCGGCGGCGCGCAGCCGCTGCGGTCGGAGGACGGCGCGCTGGTGCTCGCGGTCAATGGCGAGATCTACAACCACCAGGCGCTGCGGGCGGACCTGGGCGACCGCTACGCCTTCCAGAGCGGTTCCGATTGCGAGGTCATCAACGCCCTGTATCGCGAGGAGGCGCCGGAGGTATTCCTCGAGCGCCTCAACGGCATCTTCGCGTTCGCGCTGTGGGACCGTGCCGCCAGCCGCGTGCTGATCGCGCGTGACCCGATCGGCGTGGTGCCGCTGTACTGGGGGCACGATCGCGAGGGACGCCTGCGCGTGGCCTCCGAGATGAAGGCGCTTGCCGGCAGCTGCGCCGACGTCGCGCAGTTCCCGCCCGGGCACTGCTACGACAGCGCTACCGGCGCGCTGACCCGCTACTACAGGCCGGGCTGGCGCGACTACGCCGCCGTAGAGGGTGAGCCGGTGTCGCTGACCGGGCTGCGGGAGGCCTTCGAGGCCGCCGTGCACCGCCAGCTGATGACCGACGTGCCGTACGGCGTGCTGTTGTCGGGTGGGCTGGATTCGTCGCTGGTCGCCGCCGTCGCCGCGCGCTACGCACGCCATCGCATCGAGGATGGCGACCGCAGCGAAGCCTGGTGGCCGCGCCTGCATTCATTCGCGATCGGGCTGAAAGGGTCGCCGGACCTTGCCGCGGCCGAGGTTGCCGCCCGGGCGCTGGGCACCGTGCACCACGGATTCGAATACAGCTTCGAGGAAGGCCTGGATGCCCTGCCGGAGGTGATCCGCCATATCGAGACCTACGACGTCACCACCATCCGCGCCTCCACCCCGATGTTCCTGCTGGCCCGGCGGATCAAGGCGATGGGAGTGAAGATGGTGCTGTCGGGCGAGGGCAGCGACGAGGTGTTCGGCGGTTACCTGTATTTCCACAAGGCACCGGATGCGCGCGAGTTCCACGACGAGCTGGTGCGCAAGCTCGATGGACTGCACAACTACGACTGCCTGCGTGCCAACAAGTCGATGATGGCCTGGGGCGTCGAGCCGCGCGTGCCCTTCCTCGACCGTGAATTCCTCGATGTCGCGATGCGCATCGATGCGCGCCACAAGATGGTCGAGAAGGGGTCCTCGGGCCCGCAACGGATGGAGAAGGGCGTGCTGCGCCAGGCCTTCGAGGGCTGGCTGCCCGACGAGATCCTCTGGCGGCAGAAAGAGCAGTTCAGCGATGGCGTCGGCTATGGCTGGATCGACGGTCTCAAGGCCTGTGCCGGCACCCGGGTCAGCGACCGCGAACTCGCCGCCGCGGCGCGGCGCTTCCCGCACAACCCGCCGCAGACGAAGGAGGCGTACTGGTATCGCTGCCTGTTCGAGCAGCAGTTTCCCGGCGCCGCGGCGGCGGAAACGGTACCCGGCGGAAAGTCGATCGCCTGCTCGTCGCCGGCGGCGATTGCATGGGACGCGTCGTTCGCCAATGCCGCCGACCCCTCCGGTCGCGCGGTTGCGGGCGTGCACAACGATGCGGTCGTGGTTGATCCGCAGCCGTCGCCGGTGATCGCGGCCTGA
- the bfr gene encoding bacterioferritin gives MKGHPEVIEYLKELLRGELAARDQYFLHSRRYEDLGLHRLYERINHEMEEETHHADALLRRILFLEGDPDMRPHAFEPGRTVEEMLQRDLDLEYKVRGDLARGIALCEQHQDYVSREVLVTQLADTEEDHTYWLEQQLRLIRMIGLENYQQSGMGEAGGTDAGTH, from the coding sequence ATGAAGGGTCACCCCGAAGTCATCGAATACCTGAAGGAGCTGCTGCGCGGCGAGCTGGCGGCGCGCGACCAGTACTTCCTGCATTCGCGCCGCTACGAGGACCTCGGGCTGCACCGCCTCTACGAGCGCATCAACCACGAGATGGAGGAGGAAACCCATCACGCCGATGCGCTGCTGCGGCGGATCCTGTTCCTGGAAGGCGATCCCGACATGCGCCCGCACGCGTTCGAACCCGGGCGCACGGTGGAGGAGATGCTGCAGCGCGACCTCGACCTCGAGTACAAGGTGCGCGGCGATCTCGCCCGCGGCATCGCGCTGTGCGAGCAGCACCAGGACTACGTGAGCCGGGAAGTGCTGGTCACCCAGCTCGCCGACACCGAGGAAGATCACACCTACTGGCTGGAACAGCAGCTGCGCCTGATCAGGATGATCGGCCTAGAGAACTACCAGCAGAGCGGGATGGGCGAGGCCGGCGGCACGGACGCCGGCACGCACTAG
- a CDS encoding nitroreductase family protein, with protein sequence MSQTFLDAIRRRRSQYALGPELPLSRDDTTALIQEAIRLAPSSFNSQSSRAVILHGDESLRFWDIVREALRGIVPAEAFAATGQKIDSFAAGAGTVLFYEDQDVVKALQEQFPLYADNFPVWSEHSTGIAQFAVWTALANAGIGASLQHYNPLPDEAAAQAWNLPASWKLRAQMPFGANAGPIGEKTFIDDSARFRVFG encoded by the coding sequence ATGTCCCAGACCTTTCTCGATGCCATCCGTCGTCGCCGCAGCCAGTACGCGCTGGGCCCCGAGCTGCCGCTGTCGCGTGACGACACCACCGCGCTGATCCAGGAGGCGATCCGCCTGGCGCCGTCGTCGTTCAACTCGCAGAGCTCGCGCGCGGTGATCCTCCACGGCGACGAGAGCCTGCGCTTCTGGGACATCGTCCGCGAGGCGCTGCGCGGGATCGTGCCGGCCGAGGCGTTCGCCGCCACCGGGCAGAAGATCGACAGCTTCGCCGCCGGCGCCGGCACCGTGCTGTTCTACGAGGACCAGGACGTGGTGAAGGCCCTGCAGGAACAGTTCCCGCTGTATGCCGACAACTTCCCGGTGTGGTCCGAACATTCCACCGGTATCGCCCAGTTCGCGGTCTGGACCGCGCTGGCCAATGCCGGGATCGGCGCCAGCCTGCAGCACTACAACCCGCTGCCCGACGAGGCCGCGGCGCAGGCCTGGAACCTGCCGGCGAGCTGGAAGCTGCGCGCGCAGATGCCGTTCGGCGCCAACGCAGGCCCGATCGGCGAGAAGACCTTTATCGACGACAGCGCCCGTTTCCGCGTCTTCGGCTGA